The sequence GTTGTCATCATAGAATGCAGTCAGTTTACCCAGCTTCATGGTACCAGCCAGGGAGCAAACTTCATGAGAGATGCCTTCCATCATGCAACCATCGCCCATAAAGGCATAGGTGTGATGATCAACAACATCATGGCCAGGGCGGTTAAATTGCGCGCCCAGAGTGCGTTCTGCAATTGCAAAACCCACGGCATTGGCAATGCCCTGACCCAATGGGCCGGTGGTGGTTTCTACGCCAGCGGTATAACCATATTCAGGGTGACCTGGCGTTTTAGAGTGTAATTGGCGGAAATTTTTCAGTTCTTCCATCGGCAGATCATAGCCAGTGAGATGCAGCAGGCTATAGATCAACATGGAGCCGTGACCATTCGACAAGACGAAACGGTCGCGATCAGCCCAGTGTGGATTGGTTGGATTATGGTTCAGGTAATCACGCCATAGAACTTCGGCAATATCTGCCATGCCCATAGGGGCGCCGGGGTGGCCGGAATTCGCTTTTTGCACTGCGTCCATGCTTAGTGCGCGGATCGCGTTGGCAAGCTCTTTACGAGAGGACATGTTTTACTCCAGGTCGGATTAAAAAAAGCGTTCAAGGTTACCATTTTCTCAGACTCAGCATTGAAACGGCAATCACTAAAACCAAATGAGCTATAACTTCCATATTTATAACCAATGGAATCTGCTGATTTTCAGAATAAAGCTATAGCTGTAACGTTCGAGGCACGTTAACCTCGCAACGTTTTTAGCCACACAATGAGTCAATCGGGCACTCGGCGGGCTGAAACTGTCATAGATTTCGGGCAAGACCTATTGCCGACAGAGTAGAACAACTGCCGTCGATTCAACAGCTATTAATGCAATAGTTAACAAGAATGTGATAGTCATTGTTAGCACATGGTCATAAATAGATAATTGCGTCTAATGCGTTATCGTCATACATAGAAATGCCCTATTCACTGATAAAAATGGCATAACCACAGGAATAAAGTGTTATGAAAATTCGTACGTCAATGATTGCACTGAGCCTTACGGCATTACTTAGCGGCTGCCAGAATATGAACACCGATGGCTTGATGCAGTCCGGCGCTCAAGCTTTTCAGGCGGCAACCCTGAGTGATGCTGATGTAAAAAACCTCAGTGAGAAATCTTGTGCGGAAATGGATCAAAAAGCACAGATAGCCTCCGCAGACAGCGCCTATGGCAAACGCCTGGCAAAAATTTCGGCTGCATTAGGCGATAATATCAATGGGACGCCAGCTAACTATAAGGTTTACGTCACTAAAGATGTCAATGCTTGGGCAATGGCAAATGGTTGCATCCGTGTTTACAGTGGCCTGATGGACATGATGACGGACAATGAAGTCGAAGGAGTTCTCGGCCATGAGATGGGACACGTCGCATTAGGGCATACCCGCAAGGCCATGCAAGTCGCTTATGGCACCACTGCCCTGCGCACTGCTGCGGCATCCGCCGGTGGTGTTGCCGGGCAACTTTCCCAGTCCCAGTTAGCCGATATTGGTGAGAAATTAGTTAACGCCCAGTTCTCACAAAAACAAGAAAGTGAAGCGGATGATTACTCATTCGATCTGCTGAAAAAACGCGGTATTGACCCAAACGGTTTGGTCACCAGCTTCGAAAAATTAGCCACCATGGAAGCAGGCCGCACCAGCAGCATGTTTGATGACCACCCGTCCTCACAGGCCCGCGCCGACCATATCCGCCAGCGTATCGCTACAGAAAAATAATACTCAGCACCAATATCATCTATAAATACAAACGCCCCTCAATGGGGGCGTGAGTTCTATAACTGAACTTGATGATAGCCGTTACTCACTCCCACCGGCCAAATTAACTTCGATCTGATCACCATTGATCCGCACGGGATAGGTGTTTAAATCGCGATCTCCGGGTTCCCGCAAGCATTGGCCGGTTCGGATATCAAACAGTGCGCCATGCAATGGGCATTCAACCGTTTCACCATCAACGAACCCCTGGCTTAATAAGGCATTGGCATGGGGACAAATATCTTCCATCGCGAAATATTCCCCATCAACCAGATAGATACCAATCCTTTTTCCCTCGGCTTGGGCTGAGAAGGGAAAGTCCGGTTTGACGTAATTTACTTTACAGATGCTTAACCACCCCATTTAATCGCTCCCACATACCAACATGATAAAGATAAAAATCATTAATATTAGTGTGGTTGAGATTGGCTTAATCGCCAATGGAGACAGGATATAAACAAAAGGGCAAACCTGAGTTTGCCCTTAAAGTGAGATTAATCAGCGGTTAATACTTACTCATCTTCAAGATAAGTATAACCGTACAGGCCAGCTTCAAACTCTTCCATAAACTGAGCTTGTAACTCGGTGTCGAGATCGGTTTCTTTCACTTGATCAGAGAACTGCTTTAGTAACTTCTCTGGGTTCAATTGAACATATTCCAGCATATCCGCGACGGTATCACCTTCGTCAGTCTGTTCAAACTCAACCGTGCCATCAGGGAAGACATACACATCTACGGCCGCAGTATCACCGAATAGATTATGCATATTGCCCAGAATTTCCTGATAGGCTCCGACCATAAAGAAGCCCAGCAGCGGTGGATTCTCTGCATCATACGGCGGCATTGGCATAGTGGTTGCTACCCCATCGCCATCAATATAGTGATCAATAGTGCCGTCAGAGTCACAAGTGATATCCAACAAGACCGCCCGGCGCTCAGGCGGCTTATCTAACCCTTCCAATGGCAAGACCGGGAAGAGTTGATCAATACCCCACGCATCCGGCATTGATTGGAACAATGAGAAATTGACATACAGCTTGTCAGCCATACGTTCTTGCAGCTCATCAATGATAGGTCGGTGAGCACGATTGCTCGGATCCAGCTGTTTTTGGATCTCATTGCAGATACTTAGATACAGCTCTTCGGCCCATGCACGTTGGGTCAATTCCAACATGCCGTGAGCATACTGAGTGTGAACATCATGCAAGTCCATTTGGCTATCGTGCAGCCATTCGCGCAAAGAACGGCGATTTTCCGGCTCTTGCATTTCCAGCCACGTGTCCCACAAGCTTTCCAGTGCGCGCGGCGCATCAGCAGCCGGTGGTTGTGGCTCGTTGAACTCATTGCGTTCTACACCGATAACATTGGAAACCAGCACAGTATGGTGTGCGGTAACTGCGCGACCTGATTCCGTAATCACTGTAGGGTGCGGCAAACCGTGCTCATTACAAGCATCACCGATACCCCAGATAACGTTATTCGCATATTCATTCAGGCCATAGTTAACTGAGCAATCTGATTGGGAGCGCGTCCCTTCGTAATCTACGCCTAAACCGCCACCCACATCGAAGCACTGAATATTGACACCCAGTTTGTGTAGCTCCACATAGAAACGGGCAGATTCGCGCACGCCGGTGGAGATATCACGGATGTTGGAAAGCTGAGAACCTAAATGGAAGTGCAATAATTGCAGGCTTTCCAGACTGTTAGCTTCACGCAGCATATCAACCAACTGCAATACCTGAGTCGCAGACAAGCCAAATTTGGACTTCTCGCCACCGCTGGCCTGCCATTTGCCGGAGCCTTGTGATGCCAGACGCGCACGAACACCCAAGCGCGGTACAACATTCAGGCGCTCAGCTTCTTCCAGTACCATTTTGATTTCTGACATCTTTTCGATAACCAGATAAACCTTATGGCCCAGTTTTTCGCCAATCAATGCCAGACGGATATATTCACGGTCTTTATAACCGTTACAGACGATAACTGAGCGGGTCATCCCGGCATGCGCCAAAACAGCCATCATTTCCGCTTTAGAACCTGCTTCCAGCCCTAAAGGTTCACCGGAATTGACCAGTGACTCAATAACCCGACGATGCTGGTTTACTTTAATCGGGTAAACCAGGAAATAATCACCTTCATAGCCAAACGACTCACGCGCACGTTTAAATGCACCATTAATTGAGCGCAGGCGATGCTGCAAAATTTGTGGGAAACAGAATAACGCGGGCAAACGTTGCCCCTGCTCAAGCTGCATTCTTTTGACCAGTTGCGCCAGATCGACACGCGCCTCACGAACATCCGGATCAGGGCAAACACTGATATGACCCAGTTCATTGACGTCATAATAGTTGCCACCCCAGTAGGCGACGTTATACGTGCTCAGCATCTTGCTGGCATTACGATCATTCATGGCAACCTCCTGCATGGAGCGTAAAGAAACATGTGCGCCCGCAGCTGACGGACGGCCAATCAAGTTATCATCAGACATAATTCGCCTCTATTGCGATACTGACGATAAAGTCAGCCACTATCGCAGCTACAACCTGCAAGGACAACCCGCGTGAATGCCAAATTGGCAGAATATTGCACTAGAAAGCGCAATCCACGAGCGGCTTATCTCAGCTATTCATTACCCAAAACAGGGTAAAACACGTTTAAATGTAAAATACGTTTGACTGTAAATACGTATTGAGATTTTGTGAATCGGATTAGCCGTAAAGTCGTCAGGCCAGTCGGATTCAGTGCTTCAGGCAGTGATTAACCCGCCCGCGAATCCTGAGTCGCACCCATGTGGGTATAACATCGGGTTGATGGTGTACAAGAAAGGAAGGTTGCAAGGGGAGATTGAACGTCAGAACGACGCAGCTGTTGATGAGCAGCAACCAGTAGACAACGGATCATTAATCCAACCACCTCCACGCATGCCGTTCATAGTGAACGGACAAGACTTTATTAATAGACAATTTAGGTAACAGTTTGATGACGCCGCTTTTAAATGCCCGCCTGCTGGTCAGCGCCCCTGAAGACTGAGAGCCACAACTGAGTGCAAAACACTAAAAATCTAACAATGAGCTAATGTCATCTTCTGCCATTTTCATCATTGCGTATCAAATAAGCTGCGCGCGCAGTTTATACCTATAACGCGCGCAAAATGCAAAATGAAAATAGCGTGTAACTGTATCAAGCGGTAAATAAACTGATCAGCAACCAAAGGAAGAAATATCTTGATGCAAAAAGGGCTGGCGTTAATAGCAAAAGCTGACCTAAAATAGACGTCCAGATGTTAATACATCCATCCATTTTAATTGCTAGAATGTCTGCTGCGCTATAATTATGGCGGACTTCTAAAGGGATAGACTGCTAAAGGCTTTGCCTAAAGGGGCGTTGTAAAGCGCAACGCAACAAAAGGCCCATTCAAATAGCGGCTCTAGTTGCTTGACTTCAATGCTATGCAGTGACTTTTCACTTGTATTCAAGGTAAAGAAAACAATGGCTAAACACCTATTTACATCGGAATCTGTTTCTGAAGGGCATCCGGATAAAATTGCTGACCAGATTTCAGATGCGGTACTTGACGCAATTCTTGAGCAAGATCCAAAAGCACGTGTTGCCTGCGAGACCTATGTCAAAACGGGTATGGTATTGGTTGGTGGCGAAGTCACCACTAACGCATGGGTAGATATCGAAGAAATTACCCGTCGTACTGTGCGCGAAATCGGTTATGTAAATTCTGAGATGGGTTTTGACGCCAACTCTTGCGCCGTTTTAAGTGCGATTGGTAAACAGTCTCCTGATATCAACCAAGGTGTTGACCGTGCGAACCCACTGGAGCAAGGTGCGGGCGACCAAGGTTTGATGTTCGGTTACGCCACCAACGAAACTAGCGTTTTAATGCCCGCGCCGATTACCTATGCTCACCGTTTGGTGGCTCGTCAGGCCGCAGTGCGTAAAAATGGCACTTTGCCATGGCTGCGTCCGGATGCAAAAAGCCAGGTTACCTTCCAATATGACGACGGTAAAATTGTCGGTATTGATGCGGTCGTTCTGTCAACTCAGCATTCCGAAGACATCAGTCAGAAAGAGTTGCATGAAGCGGTGATGGAAGAAATCATCAAGCCAGTTCTGCCTGCCGAGTGGATAACCGCTGGCACTAAATACTTTATTAACCCAACAGGCCGTTTCGTTATCGGTGGCCCAATGGGGGACTGTGGTCTGACGGGTCGTAAGATTATCGTGGATACCTACGGCGGTATGGCACGTCATGGCGGTGGCGCATTCTCAGGTAAAGATCCCTCTAAAGTTGACCGTTCCGCCGCTTATGCAGCCCGTTATGTTGCTAAAAATATCGTCGCCGCGGGCCTGGCAGATCGCTGTGAGATTCAGGTGTCTTACGCCATTGGTGTTGCAGAACCAACTTCTATCATGGTGGAAGGCTTTGGTACTGAGAAGATCCCTGCGGATC comes from Yersinia canariae and encodes:
- a CDS encoding M48 family metallopeptidase translates to MKIRTSMIALSLTALLSGCQNMNTDGLMQSGAQAFQAATLSDADVKNLSEKSCAEMDQKAQIASADSAYGKRLAKISAALGDNINGTPANYKVYVTKDVNAWAMANGCIRVYSGLMDMMTDNEVEGVLGHEMGHVALGHTRKAMQVAYGTTALRTAAASAGGVAGQLSQSQLADIGEKLVNAQFSQKQESEADDYSFDLLKKRGIDPNGLVTSFEKLATMEAGRTSSMFDDHPSSQARADHIRQRIATEK
- the speA gene encoding biosynthetic arginine decarboxylase, coding for MSDDNLIGRPSAAGAHVSLRSMQEVAMNDRNASKMLSTYNVAYWGGNYYDVNELGHISVCPDPDVREARVDLAQLVKRMQLEQGQRLPALFCFPQILQHRLRSINGAFKRARESFGYEGDYFLVYPIKVNQHRRVIESLVNSGEPLGLEAGSKAEMMAVLAHAGMTRSVIVCNGYKDREYIRLALIGEKLGHKVYLVIEKMSEIKMVLEEAERLNVVPRLGVRARLASQGSGKWQASGGEKSKFGLSATQVLQLVDMLREANSLESLQLLHFHLGSQLSNIRDISTGVRESARFYVELHKLGVNIQCFDVGGGLGVDYEGTRSQSDCSVNYGLNEYANNVIWGIGDACNEHGLPHPTVITESGRAVTAHHTVLVSNVIGVERNEFNEPQPPAADAPRALESLWDTWLEMQEPENRRSLREWLHDSQMDLHDVHTQYAHGMLELTQRAWAEELYLSICNEIQKQLDPSNRAHRPIIDELQERMADKLYVNFSLFQSMPDAWGIDQLFPVLPLEGLDKPPERRAVLLDITCDSDGTIDHYIDGDGVATTMPMPPYDAENPPLLGFFMVGAYQEILGNMHNLFGDTAAVDVYVFPDGTVEFEQTDEGDTVADMLEYVQLNPEKLLKQFSDQVKETDLDTELQAQFMEEFEAGLYGYTYLEDE
- a CDS encoding non-heme iron oxygenase ferredoxin subunit, yielding MGWLSICKVNYVKPDFPFSAQAEGKRIGIYLVDGEYFAMEDICPHANALLSQGFVDGETVECPLHGALFDIRTGQCLREPGDRDLNTYPVRINGDQIEVNLAGGSE
- the metK gene encoding methionine adenosyltransferase, producing the protein MAKHLFTSESVSEGHPDKIADQISDAVLDAILEQDPKARVACETYVKTGMVLVGGEVTTNAWVDIEEITRRTVREIGYVNSEMGFDANSCAVLSAIGKQSPDINQGVDRANPLEQGAGDQGLMFGYATNETSVLMPAPITYAHRLVARQAAVRKNGTLPWLRPDAKSQVTFQYDDGKIVGIDAVVLSTQHSEDISQKELHEAVMEEIIKPVLPAEWITAGTKYFINPTGRFVIGGPMGDCGLTGRKIIVDTYGGMARHGGGAFSGKDPSKVDRSAAYAARYVAKNIVAAGLADRCEIQVSYAIGVAEPTSIMVEGFGTEKIPADQLTALVREFFDLRPYGLIEMLDLLHPIYRKTAAYGHFGREEFPWEKTDRAAQLRDAAGLK